In one Mucilaginibacter ginsenosidivorax genomic region, the following are encoded:
- a CDS encoding CRTAC1 family protein — MKMADLLQQLKKRNYNPQNVFSSDARLAACDSALKADSPNYDVQLLSKKALFELQEGHEQQAVDIYSKIAKLPRYMNPINTLPDQAVAFMRLGERANCMLGHNGASCIFPIKGAGIHQAQTGSQQAIETLQSILKSNSQDAQSRWLLNIAYMTLGRYPDQVPAQYLIPNLNADDGPHKVKPFTDVAANVGINLNSRAGGSIADDFDGDGYIDIITSGMDLQDHMHYFHNNGDGTFSDRTAQSGLQDEVGGLNIQQTDYNNDGRPDIFIMRGGWLRDGFGNQPGSLLKNNGNGKFTDVTIAAGLQFMHPTQTAVWADFNNDGWLDVFIGMESHGGTDPNNNHPSALYMNNHDGTFKEMAQKAHCQINDFVKGVTSADYNNDGWPDIFLSTMSGRKYLLKNKCKGGNNVDFDDVTEKAGINIKQNTFTTWFFDYNNDGWPDILLGSYNFSTTLGYYAALEALGTPVADNGNIFLFKNNRDGTFTNVTHDVGLNKAVFSMGGNFGDIDNDGYPDIYFGTGNPDFGSLIPNKLFRNIAGKKFADVTSSSRTGNLQKGHGVSFADFRNNGLQDIFIEMGGAYIGDAYKSALYLNPGQNNNSWIGLKLVGTRSNKSAIGSRIKVTFTENGIQRSVFKDVNSGGSFGSSPLRQEIGVGQAKMIDDIEIRWAGSGILQHFYDVKPNQFLEITEDGKLTPLNLKALKFNTGEPAMQMQMADM; from the coding sequence ATGAAAATGGCAGATTTGCTGCAGCAGCTCAAAAAGCGAAACTATAATCCTCAAAATGTTTTTAGTTCCGACGCCCGCCTTGCCGCCTGCGATTCGGCGTTAAAGGCCGATTCGCCAAACTATGATGTGCAGCTTTTATCGAAAAAAGCATTGTTTGAGTTACAGGAGGGGCATGAGCAACAAGCTGTTGATATATATTCGAAAATTGCCAAGCTGCCACGTTACATGAATCCCATAAATACATTGCCCGATCAGGCGGTTGCTTTTATGCGTTTGGGCGAACGTGCAAATTGTATGCTCGGCCATAACGGGGCATCGTGCATATTTCCTATTAAAGGAGCCGGAATCCATCAGGCGCAAACAGGATCACAGCAAGCAATTGAAACATTACAGAGTATTTTGAAAAGTAATTCTCAGGATGCCCAGTCCCGGTGGCTGTTAAATATCGCTTATATGACATTAGGTCGTTATCCAGACCAGGTGCCTGCCCAGTATTTGATCCCTAATTTAAATGCTGACGACGGGCCGCACAAGGTGAAGCCATTTACTGATGTAGCCGCAAATGTGGGCATTAATCTGAATAGCAGGGCGGGTGGCTCCATAGCCGATGATTTTGACGGTGACGGTTACATAGACATTATAACATCAGGAATGGATCTGCAAGATCACATGCATTATTTTCACAACAATGGCGATGGTACTTTTAGCGACCGTACCGCTCAAAGTGGCTTACAGGATGAAGTTGGCGGCCTTAATATCCAACAAACAGATTACAACAATGATGGCCGCCCGGATATTTTTATCATGCGCGGAGGCTGGCTTCGGGACGGCTTTGGCAATCAGCCGGGGTCATTGCTTAAAAACAATGGCAACGGTAAGTTTACCGATGTTACTATTGCAGCCGGCCTGCAGTTTATGCATCCTACACAAACTGCCGTATGGGCCGATTTTAATAACGATGGCTGGCTTGATGTTTTTATCGGGATGGAAAGCCATGGCGGAACCGACCCTAACAATAACCATCCATCGGCACTTTATATGAATAATCACGATGGCACTTTTAAAGAAATGGCTCAAAAGGCCCATTGCCAGATAAACGATTTTGTGAAAGGGGTAACATCGGCCGATTACAATAACGATGGCTGGCCCGACATTTTTTTATCTACCATGAGTGGAAGAAAATATTTGCTGAAAAATAAATGTAAAGGAGGGAACAACGTAGATTTTGATGATGTGACCGAAAAGGCAGGCATCAATATTAAACAAAATACATTTACTACCTGGTTTTTTGATTACAATAATGATGGCTGGCCCGATATTTTGTTAGGCAGTTACAATTTTAGCACAACCCTGGGTTATTACGCTGCATTAGAGGCCTTGGGCACGCCTGTAGCAGATAATGGCAATATTTTTCTTTTTAAAAATAACCGCGATGGTACTTTTACCAATGTAACCCATGATGTTGGGCTGAATAAGGCAGTATTTAGCATGGGGGGCAATTTTGGTGATATTGATAATGACGGCTATCCCGATATTTATTTTGGTACCGGCAACCCCGATTTTGGATCACTGATACCAAACAAGCTTTTTAGGAATATAGCAGGCAAAAAATTTGCCGATGTAACCAGTTCATCGCGTACCGGCAATTTGCAAAAAGGACATGGCGTATCATTTGCCGATTTTAGGAATAACGGCCTGCAGGATATTTTCATCGAAATGGGTGGCGCTTATATAGGCGATGCCTACAAAAGCGCATTATATCTTAATCCCGGTCAAAATAATAATAGTTGGATAGGTTTAAAATTGGTGGGAACACGGTCAAATAAGTCGGCTATTGGCTCAAGGATAAAGGTAACCTTTACAGAAAATGGCATACAGCGAAGTGTTTTCAAGGATGTAAATTCCGGCGGTAGCTTCGGTTCATCTCCGCTAAGGCAGGAGATAGGGGTAGGGCAGGCCAAAATGATTGACGACATCGAGATCAGGTGGGCGGGGAGCGGTATTTTGCAGCATTTTTACGATGTAAAGCCCAATCAGTTCCTGGAAATAACAGAGGATGGCAAGTTAACCCCACTTAATTTAAAGGCACTTAAATTTAATACCGGCGAACCCGCGATGCAGATGCAAATGGCTGATATGTAA
- a CDS encoding VCBS repeat-containing protein: MKRLLIGFTIAVSLWSCKKQTLFVQVPSSGSGIMFNNLITENDSINPIDNATVYNGGGVGIGDFNNDGLQDIYFVGNMVPNKLYINKGNFRFEDATAIAGVDGKGRWGKGASVIDINNDGLPDIYVCNSFANDPKKRQNLLYINKGLNKDGIPVFKDEAKEYGLDIQLFSTMASFFDYDNDGDLDMYLTVNEPNPAEFPNQFRPINIAGTGRSMGRLYRNDWDPKLKHPVFTDVSLAAGIKIEGYGHAATIADINLDGWKDIYVTNDFLSNNILYINNHDGTFTDKSKSYFKHTSFNAMGQDIEDINNDGLADIFELDMSPADNYRKKMMSGPSSYNTIQNFDHYGYQYQYVRNTLQLNQGPSIGENNQLGPPAFSEVGFLSGVAQTDWSWTPMVTDFDNDGYRDVIVTNGYPRDVTDHDFIAYRSNAFLITPKSEVLKQIPSVKIHNYAFRNQDGLQFKDVSLDWGLGIPSFSNGAAYADLNNDGAMDLVINNINDEALIYKNTAGEDAEKPQHYLNITFKGPNQNLEGIGTFVDIYYQHGLHQVYENNPYRGYLTSIQPIAHFGLGKCKTIDSVVVRWPNKYRQTFLNVAADQTLAANINNAGQTYTWANPGQLKAPIFTNITGKSAINYVHRDTDYADFNIQKLLPHKLSEYNPALSVGDINSDGLDDIVVGGNLKEPAQIFFQQKNGTFIQRDLLEGKKYEQPYLDGGILIFDSNGDKFPDVLITGSGYKAAANDPAYQDRLYMNDGKGHFTLAKDALPVCFKSKLCVRAFDYNNDGKLDLFISGRVEPWRYPEPVNSYILRNDTKDGRIKFTDVTNEVAPGLKKIGLICDAIFSDFDNDGKTDLILAGEWMPLTFLKNIGGKFVNVTAKSGVSNKTGWWNSIIAGDFRHTGRMDYIVGNVGLNTLYQVSDEFPAFITAGDFDKRNRFDAFPSLYLPGKDDVKREYPANVREDAVKQMITLRAKFTNYHSYAEATMQDVLSADQMKNALRLKATELKSCYFRNDGGGKFTVIPLPIEAQVSVLNGMVADDFDADGNLDLLINGNDFGTDVSIGRYDALNGLLLRGDGKGGFAPLSIAHSGIYLPGDGKALVKLKGANNNYLMAASEHLGPLRIFQLNAKVSMLKIDDTDQSAIITYKNGSHTKQEFYYGSSFLSQSSRFILINNKVAQVSIKNNSGTSRLFKF; this comes from the coding sequence ATGAAGAGGCTCCTGATAGGTTTTACCATTGCTGTATCACTTTGGTCTTGTAAAAAGCAAACGCTATTTGTACAAGTGCCATCTTCCGGCTCGGGTATCATGTTTAATAACCTGATCACCGAAAACGACTCCATTAACCCAATTGATAACGCCACTGTATATAATGGCGGAGGAGTGGGTATAGGCGATTTTAATAACGATGGATTACAGGATATTTACTTTGTAGGCAATATGGTGCCCAATAAGCTATATATTAACAAGGGAAACTTCAGGTTTGAAGACGCTACTGCAATAGCAGGGGTGGATGGCAAAGGACGTTGGGGAAAGGGGGCTTCTGTTATCGATATTAATAACGATGGCTTACCCGACATATACGTTTGTAATTCGTTTGCTAATGACCCCAAAAAAAGGCAAAACCTGTTATATATAAATAAGGGGCTTAATAAAGATGGTATTCCGGTATTTAAAGATGAGGCAAAGGAATACGGACTTGATATTCAGCTATTTTCTACAATGGCCAGTTTTTTTGACTATGATAATGACGGCGACCTTGACATGTATTTGACTGTTAATGAGCCGAACCCAGCCGAATTCCCCAACCAATTCAGACCTATTAATATCGCCGGCACGGGCAGAAGCATGGGGCGATTGTACCGGAACGATTGGGACCCGAAACTTAAGCATCCTGTGTTTACAGATGTGTCATTAGCGGCCGGCATCAAGATTGAAGGTTACGGGCATGCTGCAACTATAGCTGATATTAACCTTGATGGCTGGAAAGATATATACGTTACCAACGACTTCCTGTCTAATAATATCCTGTACATTAATAACCACGATGGCACCTTTACCGATAAGTCGAAGTCGTATTTTAAACATACCTCGTTCAACGCTATGGGACAGGACATTGAAGACATCAACAATGATGGGCTGGCCGATATATTTGAACTCGACATGAGCCCTGCCGATAATTACCGAAAAAAAATGATGTCGGGACCGAGCAGCTATAACACCATTCAAAATTTCGACCATTATGGTTATCAATATCAATACGTTCGAAACACATTACAGCTGAACCAGGGTCCATCTATAGGAGAAAATAACCAGCTTGGCCCCCCGGCATTTAGCGAGGTTGGCTTTTTAAGCGGCGTAGCCCAAACAGACTGGAGCTGGACCCCAATGGTAACCGATTTTGATAATGATGGTTACCGGGATGTTATTGTTACCAACGGCTATCCGCGCGATGTTACGGATCATGACTTTATCGCTTACAGATCCAATGCATTTTTAATAACCCCTAAGAGCGAAGTTCTTAAACAAATACCATCAGTTAAAATTCATAATTACGCCTTCCGTAACCAGGATGGTTTGCAATTTAAGGATGTGAGCCTGGATTGGGGCCTGGGTATCCCCTCCTTTTCTAATGGTGCAGCATATGCCGACCTTAATAATGATGGCGCAATGGACCTGGTAATCAATAATATTAATGACGAAGCGTTAATTTATAAAAATACCGCCGGCGAGGATGCAGAAAAACCGCAGCATTACCTCAACATAACGTTCAAAGGTCCAAATCAAAATCTTGAAGGAATCGGAACCTTCGTTGATATATATTACCAGCACGGCTTACACCAGGTTTATGAAAACAACCCTTACCGCGGCTATCTTACCAGCATCCAACCGATAGCACATTTTGGGTTAGGCAAATGCAAAACCATAGATTCGGTAGTAGTTAGGTGGCCGAACAAATACAGACAAACTTTTTTAAATGTAGCTGCCGATCAAACTTTGGCTGCAAACATTAATAACGCCGGCCAAACCTATACATGGGCAAATCCGGGACAATTAAAAGCACCGATATTTACCAATATAACGGGCAAGAGTGCGATTAACTACGTACATCGTGACACAGATTATGCCGACTTTAATATTCAAAAGCTTTTGCCGCATAAACTTTCAGAATACAATCCGGCGCTGTCAGTCGGCGATATTAATAGTGATGGCTTAGATGATATAGTTGTCGGTGGAAATTTGAAAGAACCGGCACAGATTTTCTTTCAACAAAAAAATGGCACATTCATACAACGGGACCTTTTAGAAGGGAAGAAATATGAGCAGCCTTATCTTGATGGTGGAATTCTGATTTTCGATTCGAATGGCGATAAGTTTCCTGATGTACTAATTACCGGCAGTGGTTATAAGGCAGCGGCAAACGATCCGGCTTACCAGGATCGCTTATATATGAATGACGGCAAAGGGCATTTTACGCTTGCAAAGGATGCGTTGCCGGTTTGTTTTAAAAGTAAATTGTGTGTAAGGGCTTTTGATTATAACAACGACGGCAAATTAGACCTGTTTATTTCGGGGCGGGTTGAACCATGGAGATACCCCGAACCTGTGAATAGCTATATTTTAAGAAATGACACAAAGGACGGAAGGATAAAATTCACAGATGTAACTAATGAAGTTGCCCCAGGCCTAAAAAAGATAGGGTTGATATGCGACGCCATTTTTAGCGACTTTGACAACGATGGTAAAACAGACTTGATATTGGCCGGAGAATGGATGCCGCTAACCTTTCTGAAAAACATAGGCGGTAAATTTGTTAACGTTACAGCCAAAAGTGGCGTTAGCAATAAAACCGGATGGTGGAACTCAATAATTGCAGGTGATTTCAGGCATACAGGCAGAATGGATTACATAGTGGGAAATGTAGGCTTAAATACCCTTTACCAGGTCAGCGACGAGTTCCCGGCCTTTATTACAGCAGGCGACTTTGACAAGAGAAACCGGTTTGATGCATTTCCATCGTTGTACCTGCCGGGTAAAGACGACGTTAAAAGGGAATACCCTGCAAATGTAAGGGAAGATGCTGTTAAGCAAATGATAACCCTGCGTGCCAAATTCACCAATTATCATTCATATGCTGAGGCTACGATGCAAGATGTGCTCAGCGCCGATCAAATGAAAAATGCCTTACGGCTTAAAGCCACCGAGTTGAAGTCCTGCTATTTCAGGAACGATGGCGGGGGTAAATTCACCGTAATTCCGCTGCCAATTGAGGCACAGGTTTCTGTTTTGAATGGAATGGTGGCCGATGACTTTGACGCAGACGGCAACCTGGATTTATTGATCAATGGAAATGATTTTGGCACCGATGTTTCTATTGGCAGGTATGATGCCTTAAACGGCTTACTGCTGAGGGGTGATGGCAAAGGTGGTTTTGCGCCCCTGTCAATTGCGCACAGCGGAATATATTTACCTGGAGATGGAAAAGCTCTTGTAAAATTAAAGGGGGCAAACAATAATTATCTGATGGCTGCAAGCGAACATTTAGGGCCGCTCCGGATTTTTCAATTAAATGCTAAAGTATCTATGTTAAAAATAGATGATACAGATCAAAGCGCTATTATAACATATAAAAATGGCAGCCATACTAAACAGGAATTTTACTATGGCAGTTCGTTTCTTTCGCAATCGTCCAGGTTTATCCTTATCAATAATAAGGTAGCGCAGGTATCCATAAAAAATAACTCAGGAACAAGCAGGCTTTTTAAGTTCTAA
- a CDS encoding RagB/SusD family nutrient uptake outer membrane protein yields MKHRKIYLLSTIILLTITVIVLSCKKTALNTSDPNNLTTGNYYKTAAQLKAGVNAIYAVMHQNNLVSREWYYLHDTRSDEVFPGGGQLEIPRRQLYENTDDPTNSVMNSVWNGWYTVIFRANVVTDNAPNVTDNVADKNESVGEAKFLRAWAYFDLVSMWGGVPLVTTVPKSPNDYKPRASVSEVYAQIVQDLKDAAAVLPGKSATDKGRATASAANAMLGRVLMQQGDYAGAKAAFLKIPTSGADGYSLTARYLDNFELATEFNSESIFEVVFVDKGDNNYNWGGESATEPQSTVRNQEYCPVAWRNLIPSNKYLNEFENTATGAAKTDPRFSYSVYQSGDTYNNGQSILTDGDQNGNSSVVNGVTKKISWRKFMIIYQESSATAGFHPAGNNQRIIRYSEILLNLAECNIELGDIPGAVTYLNMVRARQDVAMPPYPTAQFPVTTKSDVLKALMHEKMVELGDEEVRNIDILRWRKKGYFTTEPIANFHANRDELLPIPQAELDNNPLVNGHQNPGY; encoded by the coding sequence ATGAAACATAGAAAAATTTATTTATTGTCAACCATTATCTTACTAACGATAACGGTGATTGTATTGTCCTGTAAAAAAACAGCGCTAAATACATCCGACCCCAATAATCTTACTACAGGTAATTACTATAAAACTGCAGCGCAACTAAAGGCGGGCGTTAACGCCATCTATGCTGTTATGCATCAAAACAACCTCGTATCGCGCGAGTGGTATTATCTGCATGACACCAGGAGCGATGAAGTGTTCCCTGGCGGCGGCCAACTGGAAATTCCGCGCAGACAACTGTATGAAAATACCGATGACCCTACCAACTCGGTTATGAACTCGGTTTGGAATGGCTGGTACACAGTAATATTCCGCGCCAACGTGGTAACCGACAATGCGCCCAATGTTACTGACAATGTTGCAGATAAGAATGAATCAGTTGGCGAGGCAAAGTTTCTTCGCGCCTGGGCTTACTTTGACCTGGTTAGCATGTGGGGAGGTGTTCCACTGGTAACTACAGTGCCAAAAAGTCCAAACGATTATAAGCCACGTGCATCTGTTAGTGAGGTTTACGCGCAAATTGTTCAGGATTTAAAAGATGCCGCGGCAGTATTGCCCGGAAAATCGGCTACCGATAAGGGGCGGGCCACCGCTTCCGCTGCCAATGCCATGCTGGGCAGGGTGTTGATGCAACAAGGCGATTATGCCGGAGCCAAAGCGGCGTTTCTTAAAATTCCAACTTCAGGAGCAGATGGATATTCTTTAACCGCACGTTACCTGGATAATTTTGAGTTGGCGACCGAGTTTAATTCAGAGTCGATTTTCGAAGTTGTATTTGTAGACAAAGGCGATAATAATTACAACTGGGGCGGCGAAAGCGCGACTGAACCGCAATCTACAGTCAGAAACCAGGAATACTGCCCTGTTGCCTGGAGAAACCTCATTCCTTCAAACAAATATTTGAATGAGTTTGAAAACACAGCTACAGGCGCTGCTAAAACAGACCCACGTTTTTCATACAGCGTTTACCAAAGCGGCGATACTTATAACAATGGCCAAAGCATATTAACTGATGGAGATCAAAACGGTAATTCTTCAGTAGTTAACGGCGTCACCAAAAAAATCAGCTGGCGTAAATTTATGATTATCTACCAGGAAAGTTCTGCTACGGCTGGCTTTCACCCTGCCGGAAACAATCAGCGTATTATACGTTATTCAGAAATTCTGCTTAATCTTGCCGAATGCAATATTGAGCTAGGTGATATCCCCGGAGCTGTAACCTATCTTAATATGGTGCGCGCAAGACAGGACGTTGCTATGCCTCCTTATCCAACGGCTCAATTTCCGGTTACTACAAAAAGCGACGTGCTTAAAGCCCTAATGCACGAAAAAATGGTAGAGCTGGGCGATGAAGAAGTACGCAACATCGACATTTTAAGATGGCGTAAAAAGGGATATTTCACTACCGAGCCTATTGCTAATTTCCATGCCAACAGAGACGAATTATTACCTATACCTCAAGCCGAACTGGATAATAACCCATTAGTTAACGGTCATCAAAACCCAGGCTATTAA